A single region of the Methylocystis echinoides genome encodes:
- a CDS encoding substrate-binding domain-containing protein — translation MRLALAFAAGVAAAPLYAQNLGSDYGARGADNAGGIELIDPRVLRVCADPNNLPFSNQKGEGFENKIAELLAQKLHKELAYAFYPGASGFVRNTLNAHLCDVILGMPQGNDLVQPTNPYYRTTYAIVTREGSELDGVTTLDDPRLKDKPRRIGLVANTPPGNILAKIGLMGSVKPYALMVDTRIESSSAAMIHDLESGDIDVALLWGPIAGYYAKHSNAKLHVTPLPETPGTRMAFRIAFGVRNSDQNWKRELNTLLAQNKTEIDRILADYGVPTLDESGQPAGKTP, via the coding sequence ATGCGCCTTGCGCTCGCCTTTGCCGCGGGAGTCGCCGCGGCCCCCCTTTATGCGCAAAACCTCGGTTCCGATTACGGCGCCAGGGGCGCCGATAATGCGGGCGGCATCGAGCTCATCGATCCCAGAGTGCTGCGCGTCTGCGCCGATCCCAACAATCTCCCCTTCTCCAACCAGAAGGGCGAGGGATTTGAAAACAAGATCGCCGAACTGCTTGCGCAAAAGCTGCACAAGGAGCTGGCCTACGCCTTCTATCCCGGCGCCTCGGGTTTCGTGCGCAACACGCTCAACGCCCATCTCTGCGACGTCATCCTCGGCATGCCGCAGGGCAATGATCTCGTGCAGCCGACCAATCCCTATTACCGCACGACCTACGCCATCGTGACGCGCGAAGGGTCCGAACTCGACGGCGTGACGACGCTCGACGATCCGCGCCTGAAGGACAAGCCCCGCCGCATCGGCCTCGTCGCCAATACGCCGCCGGGCAACATCCTTGCGAAAATCGGGCTGATGGGCTCGGTGAAGCCCTATGCGCTGATGGTCGACACGCGCATCGAGTCGTCGAGCGCCGCGATGATCCACGATCTCGAGAGCGGCGACATCGACGTCGCGCTGCTGTGGGGGCCGATCGCCGGCTATTACGCCAAACATTCGAACGCAAAGCTGCATGTGACGCCGCTTCCCGAAACGCCGGGGACGCGCATGGCCTTCCGCATCGCCTTCGGCGTGCGCAACTCCGACCAGAACTGGAAGCGCGAACTCAATACGCTGCTCGCCCAGAACAAGACCGAGATCGACCGGATTCTCGCCGACTACGGCGTGCCGACGCTCGACGAAAGCGGGCAGCCCGCAGGCAAGACGCCATGA
- the rsmD gene encoding 16S rRNA (guanine(966)-N(2))-methyltransferase RsmD: MRIVGGAFRGRALSAPRSQAVRPTSDRLRESVFDILAHRFDDPVAGATVIDLFAGTGALGLEALSRGAARALFVDDGAEARALLRENIEALGLGGVTRVFRRDATKLGAAPPGEVFSLAFLDPPYGKGLARPALAALIEGRWLATGARVVIEEAAGAEIDLPPALAPEDARRYGDTQFVFARYGG; this comes from the coding sequence ATGCGCATCGTCGGCGGCGCCTTTCGGGGGCGCGCGCTTTCCGCCCCGCGCTCGCAGGCGGTCCGACCCACCTCGGACCGGCTGCGCGAATCCGTCTTCGACATTCTCGCCCATCGCTTTGACGATCCTGTCGCCGGCGCGACGGTGATCGATCTTTTCGCCGGCACCGGCGCGCTGGGGCTGGAGGCGCTGTCGCGCGGCGCGGCGCGGGCGCTCTTCGTCGACGACGGGGCGGAAGCGCGCGCCTTGCTGCGCGAAAACATCGAGGCGCTGGGGCTGGGCGGCGTCACCCGCGTCTTCCGTCGCGACGCCACGAAGCTCGGCGCCGCGCCGCCGGGCGAAGTCTTTTCCCTCGCCTTTCTCGATCCGCCCTATGGCAAGGGGCTGGCGCGGCCGGCGCTTGCCGCGCTGATCGAGGGCCGATGGCTCGCGACAGGCGCGCGCGTCGTCATCGAGGAGGCGGCCGGGGCGGAGATCGACCTGCCGCCCGCCCTCGCGCCGGAAGACGCGCGCCGCTATGGCGACACGCAGTTTGTCTTTGCGCGTTACGGCGGCTGA
- a CDS encoding pseudouridine synthase: MADKKPSTRSGAPGGDRPMRRRDPDSQSRPRAAFDKSAKGGKDAAPRGAAEKGAKGGMGAKGAPKGGRTVKPARKLPPPVERTSAFEGERIAKAMARAGVCSRRDAEDWIAAGRVAVNGRVLTNPAVNVTEADKVTIDGAPMQARERTRLFLFHKPGGYVTTAHDPEGRATVFAYLEERHADLPRLVSVGRLDINTEGLLLLTNDGGLARTLELPATGWTRRYRVRVHGDIDQARLDALRAGVTVDDVDYAPIEARLERVQGANAWIAMALTEGKNREIKRVMEHLGLAVTRLIRISYGPFQLGDLAEGAVEEVKLKVMRDQLGKALAELAGVDFASPLREATPTEAQEKREHAEKRPRKHVSVLRKQREEEMEKGPRARIERGATADRKGRAVAVERVTPTRRKPASDDAPDSRNARRFEAMRAGPRRPRPEAEAFERPARGRARPEGEGFDKRRAPRAEGAERPARPPRGGGDRRGFGERPQGERAYGDARPARAPRARPPEGEGRFERPARGRARPEGEGFDKRRAPRAEGAERPARAPRGGGDRRGFGERPQGERAYGDARPARAPRARPPEGEARFERPARSRARPEGEGFDKRRAPRAEGADRPPRAPRGAGAEGFERPPRNRAAAQPRDDRPPRDGVRKGPPRGAGAGMGDRGPRGRGGPGGEPGRGPGRGAGKGPGRGFGKGPGKGPGNGPGRGPAKGPRKPRG, from the coding sequence ATGGCCGACAAGAAACCCAGCACGCGCTCCGGCGCGCCCGGCGGCGATCGCCCGATGCGTCGCCGCGATCCCGATTCCCAATCACGTCCCCGCGCGGCTTTCGACAAGTCGGCAAAGGGCGGCAAGGACGCCGCGCCGCGCGGCGCCGCCGAGAAAGGCGCTAAAGGCGGCATGGGCGCCAAGGGCGCGCCGAAAGGCGGCAGGACCGTCAAGCCCGCGAGAAAACTTCCCCCGCCCGTCGAAAGGACCAGCGCCTTCGAGGGCGAGCGCATCGCCAAGGCGATGGCGCGGGCCGGCGTTTGCTCGCGTCGCGACGCCGAGGACTGGATCGCCGCCGGCCGCGTCGCGGTCAATGGCCGGGTGCTGACGAACCCCGCCGTCAATGTCACCGAGGCCGACAAGGTCACCATCGACGGCGCGCCCATGCAGGCGCGCGAACGCACGCGCCTGTTCCTGTTCCACAAGCCGGGCGGCTATGTGACGACGGCGCATGATCCCGAAGGGCGCGCGACCGTCTTCGCCTATCTCGAGGAGCGCCACGCCGATCTGCCGCGCCTCGTCAGCGTCGGCCGGCTCGACATCAACACCGAAGGCCTGCTGCTGCTCACCAATGACGGCGGCCTCGCGCGCACGCTGGAACTGCCCGCGACGGGCTGGACGCGGCGCTATCGCGTGCGCGTCCATGGCGACATCGATCAGGCGCGGCTCGACGCGCTGCGCGCGGGCGTGACGGTCGACGACGTGGATTATGCGCCGATCGAGGCGCGGCTGGAGCGCGTGCAGGGCGCCAACGCCTGGATCGCGATGGCGCTCACCGAGGGCAAGAATCGCGAGATCAAGCGCGTGATGGAGCATCTCGGCCTCGCCGTGACCCGCCTCATCCGCATTTCCTACGGCCCCTTCCAGCTCGGCGACCTCGCCGAGGGCGCGGTCGAGGAAGTGAAGCTCAAAGTCATGCGCGACCAGCTCGGCAAGGCGCTGGCCGAACTGGCCGGCGTCGATTTCGCCTCGCCGCTGCGCGAGGCGACGCCGACCGAGGCGCAGGAGAAGCGCGAACACGCCGAGAAGCGCCCGCGCAAACATGTCTCCGTGCTGCGCAAGCAGCGCGAGGAGGAGATGGAGAAAGGCCCGCGCGCCCGCATCGAGCGCGGCGCCACGGCCGACCGCAAGGGTCGCGCCGTCGCCGTCGAGCGGGTGACGCCCACGCGCCGCAAGCCGGCGTCCGACGATGCGCCCGACTCGCGCAACGCCCGGCGATTCGAGGCCATGCGCGCCGGCCCGCGCCGGCCGCGCCCGGAGGCGGAGGCGTTCGAGCGTCCCGCCCGGGGCCGCGCGCGTCCTGAGGGGGAAGGGTTCGACAAGCGCCGCGCGCCACGCGCCGAAGGGGCGGAGCGGCCGGCTCGGCCGCCGCGCGGCGGCGGCGACAGGCGCGGTTTCGGAGAGCGGCCGCAGGGCGAGCGCGCCTATGGCGATGCGCGGCCCGCGCGCGCGCCGCGCGCCCGGCCGCCCGAGGGTGAAGGCCGTTTCGAGCGTCCCGCGCGGGGCCGCGCGCGTCCCGAGGGGGAAGGGTTCGACAAGCGCCGCGCGCCGCGCGCCGAAGGGGCTGAGCGTCCGGCTCGGGCGCCGCGCGGCGGCGGCGACAGGCGCGGTTTCGGAGAGCGGCCGCAGGGCGAGCGCGCCTATGGCGATGCGCGGCCCGCGCGCGCGCCGCGCGCACGGCCGCCGGAGGGTGAGGCCCGCTTCGAGCGTCCCGCGCGGAGCCGCGCGCGTCCCGAGGGGGAAGGGTTCGACAAACGCCGCGCGCCACGCGCCGAAGGGGCGGATCGTCCGCCGCGGGCGCCGCGCGGCGCCGGGGCCGAAGGTTTCGAGCGCCCGCCGCGCAATCGCGCCGCCGCACAGCCGCGGGACGACCGTCCCCCGCGCGACGGCGTCCGCAAGGGTCCGCCGCGTGGCGCAGGCGCAGGCATGGGGGACCGAGGCCCGAGAGGGCGCGGCGGTCCCGGCGGAGAACCGGGCAGGGGTCCGGGAAGAGGAGCGGGTAAAGGTCCCGGCAGGGGTTTTGGCAAGGGTCCTGGTAAAGGTCCTGGCAATGGTCCCGGCAGAGGCCCCGCGAAGGGGCCGCGCAAGCCGCGCGGGTAA
- a CDS encoding nucleoside deaminase encodes MKTDPFGLAFEAARAAAAADEVPVGAVILRDGAVIATGANRTLRDRDPTAHAEMIAIRDACRRLGSERLPDCDLYVTLEPCAMCAAAISFARIRRLYFSAGDPKGGAVEHGPRFFSQPTCHHAPDVYGGIRESEAAALLRAFFQSRR; translated from the coding sequence ATGAAAACCGATCCTTTCGGCCTCGCCTTCGAGGCGGCGCGCGCGGCCGCGGCGGCCGACGAAGTGCCCGTCGGCGCCGTGATCCTGCGCGACGGCGCCGTCATTGCGACAGGCGCCAATCGCACGCTGCGCGACCGCGACCCGACCGCCCACGCCGAAATGATCGCGATCCGCGACGCCTGCCGCCGGCTCGGCAGCGAGCGGCTCCCCGACTGCGACCTCTATGTGACGCTCGAGCCCTGCGCCATGTGCGCGGCGGCGATCTCCTTCGCGCGCATCCGCCGGCTTTATTTTTCCGCCGGCGATCCCAAGGGCGGCGCGGTGGAGCATGGGCCGCGCTTCTTTTCGCAGCCCACCTGCCATCACGCGCCCGACGTCTATGGCGGGATTCGCGAGAGCGAGGCGGCGGCGCTGCTGCGCGCGTTCTTTCAGTCGCGGCGCTGA
- a CDS encoding patatin-like phospholipase family protein produces the protein MVATGMSMRTGGDLAEALGGRTVAVALGGGGARGLAHISVLEALDAMGVRPVAMAGTSIGAIIGAAYAAGFSGAELRAHTEALLRNRLRLARRLFQSRARGRKRLFKGVGHPLLIDGERFLDAFWPAGVPERFEDLAIPLTVVATDFRRRCEMVFEKGPLRPAVAGSMSLPGVVRATKSEGHYLVDGGLVNPLPYEHLAGKADIIVAVNVSGNSGAEAETRAPTAFQTMIVATQILMSSISARMIEDNPPDVLIAPAVHQYLALDIFKASRIFEAGDSCAALLRDGLLRAAGRLEAQRRD, from the coding sequence ATGGTCGCGACAGGCATGAGCATGCGCACGGGCGGCGATCTGGCCGAGGCGCTGGGCGGCAGGACGGTCGCCGTGGCCCTGGGCGGCGGCGGCGCGCGCGGGCTCGCCCATATCAGCGTGCTGGAGGCGCTCGACGCCATGGGCGTGCGGCCTGTCGCCATGGCCGGCACCTCGATCGGCGCCATTATCGGCGCGGCCTATGCCGCCGGTTTCTCGGGCGCGGAGTTGCGCGCCCATACGGAAGCGCTGCTGCGCAATCGCCTCCGCCTCGCGCGCCGGCTGTTCCAGTCCCGCGCGCGCGGGCGCAAACGGCTGTTCAAGGGCGTTGGCCATCCGCTGCTGATCGACGGCGAGCGCTTTCTCGACGCCTTCTGGCCGGCGGGCGTGCCGGAGCGATTCGAGGATCTCGCCATTCCGCTGACAGTGGTGGCGACGGATTTTCGGCGCCGCTGCGAGATGGTGTTCGAAAAAGGCCCGCTGCGCCCCGCCGTCGCCGGCTCCATGTCGCTGCCCGGCGTGGTTCGCGCGACGAAGAGCGAGGGCCATTATCTCGTCGACGGCGGCCTGGTGAATCCGCTCCCCTATGAGCATCTCGCCGGCAAGGCGGACATCATCGTCGCGGTGAATGTGTCGGGCAACAGCGGCGCCGAGGCCGAGACGCGGGCTCCGACGGCCTTTCAGACCATGATCGTCGCGACACAGATCCTCATGAGCTCGATCAGCGCGCGCATGATCGAGGACAATCCGCCGGATGTGCTGATCGCGCCGGCCGTGCATCAATATCTGGCGCTCGACATCTTCAAGGCGTCGCGCATCTTCGAGGCCGGCGATTCCTGCGCCGCGCTGCTGCGCGACGGGCTGTTGCGTGCGGCCGGGCGCCTCGAGGCTCAGCGCCGCGACTGA
- a CDS encoding carbonic anhydrase, translating into MSKILDEVLAANAAYVAGFGSKGELALPPARGFAILTCMDARLDPAKYAGLSEGDAHVIRNAGGRASDDAIRSLVISHKLLGTKEWFVIHHTNCGMELFCDEVMGDLLEDNLSSAALDMSTLKWSNPQHGGGCSAGHFIKWHTIKNQEDSVAQDVARIRSHPLVPKYIPIYGYIYDVKTGKLIEVAKASQIGRAA; encoded by the coding sequence ATGAGCAAGATTCTCGATGAAGTTCTGGCGGCCAACGCCGCTTATGTCGCAGGCTTCGGATCGAAGGGCGAGCTGGCGCTGCCTCCGGCGCGCGGCTTTGCGATCCTCACCTGCATGGACGCGCGCCTCGATCCGGCGAAATACGCCGGCCTCTCGGAAGGCGACGCGCATGTGATCCGCAACGCCGGCGGCCGCGCCTCCGACGACGCGATCCGCTCGCTCGTCATTTCGCACAAGCTGCTCGGGACCAAGGAGTGGTTCGTCATCCATCACACCAATTGCGGCATGGAGCTGTTTTGCGACGAGGTGATGGGCGATCTGCTCGAGGACAATCTCTCCTCCGCCGCGCTCGACATGTCGACGCTGAAATGGTCGAATCCGCAGCATGGCGGCGGCTGCTCGGCCGGTCATTTCATCAAATGGCACACGATCAAGAATCAGGAGGACAGCGTCGCGCAGGACGTCGCGCGCATCCGCTCGCATCCGCTCGTGCCGAAATACATCCCGATCTACGGCTATATCTACGACGTGAAGACCGGCAAGCTGATCGAAGTCGCCAAGGCGTCGCAGATCGGCCGCGCGGCGTAA
- the ccrA gene encoding crotonyl-CoA carboxylase/reductase, whose protein sequence is MSEKKDLYELGEIPPLGHVPKNMYAWAIRKERHGPPETAMQLEVLPTWELDSHDVLVLVMAAGVNYNGVWASLGEPISPLDGHKNPFHIAGSDASGIVWAVGSKVKRWKVGDEVIIHCNQDDGDDEECNGGDPMFSPSQRIWGYETPDGSFAQFCRAQDRQLMPRPKHLSWEESACYTLTLATAYRMLFGHEPHELKPGHNVLVWGASGGLGVFAVQLCAASGANAIGVISDESKRDYVMSLGAKGVINRKDFKCWGQLPKVNSPEYVEWTKEARKFGKAIWDITGKKDVDIVFEHPGEATFPVSCLVAKRGGMVVFCAGTSGFNLTFDARYVWMRQKRVQGSHFAHLKQAAAANQFVIDRRIDPCMSEVFAWDKIPLAHMKMWKNEHAPGNMAVLVNALEPGLHTVEDVTEAYNRKK, encoded by the coding sequence TTGAGCGAGAAGAAAGACCTTTACGAGTTGGGCGAAATCCCGCCGCTCGGCCATGTTCCCAAGAACATGTACGCCTGGGCGATACGCAAGGAGCGTCATGGACCGCCGGAGACGGCGATGCAGCTCGAGGTTCTCCCGACCTGGGAGCTCGACAGCCACGACGTGCTCGTTCTCGTAATGGCCGCCGGCGTCAACTACAACGGCGTCTGGGCCTCGCTCGGCGAGCCGATCTCGCCGCTCGACGGGCACAAGAATCCCTTCCACATCGCCGGTTCCGACGCCTCGGGCATCGTCTGGGCGGTGGGCTCCAAGGTGAAGCGCTGGAAGGTCGGCGACGAAGTCATCATCCACTGCAACCAGGACGATGGCGACGACGAGGAGTGCAACGGCGGCGACCCGATGTTCTCGCCCTCGCAGCGCATCTGGGGCTATGAGACGCCGGACGGCTCCTTCGCCCAGTTCTGCCGCGCGCAGGACCGCCAGCTCATGCCGCGCCCCAAGCATCTGTCGTGGGAAGAGTCGGCCTGCTACACGCTGACGCTCGCCACCGCCTATCGCATGCTCTTCGGCCACGAGCCGCATGAGCTGAAGCCCGGTCACAATGTGCTGGTCTGGGGCGCCTCGGGCGGCCTCGGCGTCTTCGCCGTGCAGCTCTGCGCGGCCTCGGGCGCTAACGCCATCGGCGTCATTTCCGACGAGTCGAAGCGCGATTACGTCATGTCGCTCGGCGCCAAGGGCGTGATCAACCGCAAGGACTTCAAGTGCTGGGGCCAGCTCCCCAAGGTCAATTCGCCCGAATATGTCGAATGGACCAAGGAAGCGCGCAAGTTCGGCAAGGCGATCTGGGACATCACCGGCAAGAAGGACGTGGACATCGTCTTCGAGCATCCGGGCGAAGCCACTTTCCCGGTCTCCTGCCTCGTCGCCAAGCGCGGCGGCATGGTGGTGTTCTGCGCCGGCACCTCGGGCTTCAACCTCACCTTCGACGCCCGCTATGTGTGGATGCGCCAGAAGCGCGTTCAGGGCTCGCATTTCGCGCATCTGAAGCAGGCGGCGGCGGCGAACCAGTTCGTCATCGACCGCCGCATCGACCCCTGCATGTCGGAGGTCTTCGCCTGGGACAAGATCCCGCTCGCGCATATGAAGATGTGGAAGAACGAGCACGCGCCGGGCAACATGGCCGTGCTGGTCAACGCCCTCGAGCCCGGCCTGCACACGGTCGAGGACGTGACCGAGGCGTATAACCGCAAGAAGTGA
- a CDS encoding HPF/RaiA family ribosome-associated protein has product MKTLPEIDFQGMAPRDDLRARIEEKIAHLEKLYGRMTACRVAVRGPGGHHRTGGHWDFSIRLALPDGREVDVTRAADPDERFQDAFFALGDAFRRADRQLEDAVRDMRGAVKHHDAALTGVVKSLSPADGFGLLESADGREIYFHRNSVTGPGFDSLALGERVAFLEEEGAKGPQARRVKPLREGAV; this is encoded by the coding sequence ATGAAGACCTTGCCCGAAATCGATTTCCAGGGAATGGCGCCGCGCGACGATCTGCGCGCCCGCATCGAGGAAAAAATCGCCCATCTGGAAAAGCTCTACGGACGCATGACCGCCTGCCGGGTCGCGGTCAGGGGCCCCGGCGGCCATCACCGGACCGGCGGCCACTGGGATTTCAGCATCCGCCTCGCGCTGCCCGACGGCCGCGAAGTCGACGTCACCCGCGCGGCGGACCCCGACGAGCGCTTTCAGGACGCCTTCTTCGCGCTGGGCGACGCCTTCAGGCGCGCCGACCGGCAGCTTGAGGACGCCGTCCGCGACATGCGCGGCGCGGTCAAGCATCACGACGCCGCCTTGACCGGGGTGGTGAAAAGCCTCTCGCCGGCGGATGGCTTCGGCCTGCTGGAAAGCGCCGACGGGCGCGAAATCTATTTCCATCGCAACAGCGTGACCGGGCCGGGCTTCGACAGTCTGGCGCTGGGAGAGCGCGTCGCGTTTCTGGAAGAGGAAGGGGCCAAGGGGCCGCAGGCCCGGCGCGTGAAACCGCTGCGGGAGGGCGCCGTTTAG
- a CDS encoding DUF2267 domain-containing protein produces the protein MSETQVSALDHTVQETNVWLKELAEDHALGDRPHAYSALRAVLHALRDRLEPEQAVHLGAQLPLLVRGIYYAGWRPADTPDVTRRLDDFEARIAQELFQGFRMDPEATARAVFALMWHRLDFNEIAKVVAELPLPLRALWPEAAQSLAQARAGE, from the coding sequence ATGAGTGAAACACAGGTGTCGGCGCTCGATCACACGGTTCAGGAGACCAATGTCTGGCTGAAGGAGCTGGCGGAAGATCATGCGCTCGGCGACCGCCCCCACGCCTATAGTGCGCTGCGCGCCGTGCTGCACGCGCTGCGCGACCGGCTGGAGCCCGAGCAGGCGGTGCATCTCGGCGCCCAATTGCCCTTGCTGGTGCGCGGGATCTACTACGCCGGCTGGCGCCCCGCCGACACGCCGGATGTGACGCGGCGGCTCGACGATTTCGAGGCGCGGATCGCGCAGGAGCTGTTTCAGGGCTTCCGCATGGACCCGGAGGCGACGGCGCGGGCGGTCTTCGCGCTCATGTGGCACCGGCTGGATTTCAACGAGATCGCCAAGGTCGTCGCCGAGCTGCCGCTGCCGCTGCGGGCGCTGTGGCCGGAGGCGGCGCAGAGCCTCGCACAGGCGCGGGCGGGGGAGTGA
- a CDS encoding protein meaA, translating into MTDTTAPRRDKPWMFRTYAGHSTAEASNRLYRSNLAKGQTGLSIAFDLPTQTGYDSDHILSRGEVGKVGVPVSHLGDMRTLFDGIPLAEMNTSMTINATAVWLMALYIAAAEEQGAPRAKLQGTTQNDIIKEYLSRGSYVFPPAQSLRLTQDLILFTTKECPKFNPMNVCSYHLQEAGATPAQELAYALATAVAILDGVKAAGMSEADFEQVVGRISFFVNAGMRFVTELSKMRAFTELWEEITRVRYGVKDEKLRRFRYGVQVNSLGLTEQQPENNVYRILIEMLAVVLSKNARARAVQLPAWNEALGLPRPFDQQWSLRMQQIMAYETDLLEYGDIFDGNPEIARKVAELKAEAMAELKKIDDMGGAAKAVELGYMKSKLVESNTARLEAIEAGEQIVVGVNKFTSTEPSPLATGEDAIMVVPEGVEAGQIARLKAWRESRDNKAAQAAIEELARAAREGRNMVEPSIAAAKAGVTTGEWGAVLRGIFGEYRAPTGVSSTARQVGGQLDKVRGEVERVSQKIGRRAKFLVGKPGLDGHSNGAEQIAVRARDAGFDVIYAGIRSTPAELVEAAKKEGVHCIGLSILSGSHVTLAHEVMRLMKEEGVSAPLVVGGIIPPADEKLLLDAGVAAVYTPKNYDLNVIMTDLAGIIEKSVN; encoded by the coding sequence ATGACCGACACCACCGCCCCGCGCCGCGACAAGCCCTGGATGTTCCGCACCTACGCCGGTCACTCGACCGCCGAGGCGTCGAACCGGCTCTATCGCTCCAATCTCGCAAAGGGCCAGACCGGTCTCTCCATCGCCTTCGATCTGCCGACCCAGACCGGCTACGACAGCGATCACATCCTCTCGCGCGGCGAGGTCGGCAAGGTTGGCGTGCCCGTCTCCCATCTGGGCGACATGCGCACCCTCTTCGACGGCATTCCGCTCGCCGAGATGAACACCTCCATGACCATCAACGCCACCGCCGTGTGGCTGATGGCGCTCTACATCGCCGCCGCCGAGGAACAGGGCGCGCCCCGCGCAAAGCTCCAGGGCACGACGCAGAACGACATCATCAAGGAATATCTGTCGCGCGGGTCTTACGTCTTCCCGCCGGCGCAGTCGCTGCGGCTCACCCAGGACCTCATTCTCTTCACCACGAAGGAATGCCCCAAGTTCAACCCGATGAACGTCTGCTCCTATCATCTGCAGGAAGCAGGCGCGACGCCGGCGCAGGAACTCGCCTATGCGCTCGCCACCGCCGTCGCCATCCTCGACGGGGTCAAGGCCGCCGGCATGTCGGAGGCGGATTTCGAGCAGGTCGTCGGCCGCATTTCCTTCTTCGTGAACGCCGGCATGCGTTTCGTCACCGAACTCTCCAAGATGCGCGCCTTCACGGAGCTGTGGGAGGAGATCACCCGCGTCCGCTACGGCGTGAAGGACGAGAAACTGCGCCGTTTCCGCTATGGCGTGCAGGTCAATTCGCTCGGCCTCACCGAGCAGCAGCCGGAAAACAACGTCTATCGCATCCTCATCGAGATGCTGGCGGTGGTGCTCTCCAAGAACGCCCGCGCCCGCGCCGTGCAGCTGCCGGCCTGGAACGAGGCGCTCGGCCTGCCGCGTCCCTTCGATCAGCAATGGTCGCTGCGCATGCAGCAGATCATGGCCTATGAGACGGACCTTCTCGAATATGGCGACATCTTCGACGGCAATCCGGAGATTGCCCGCAAGGTTGCGGAGCTCAAGGCCGAAGCCATGGCCGAGCTGAAGAAGATCGACGACATGGGCGGCGCGGCCAAGGCGGTCGAGCTCGGCTACATGAAGTCGAAGCTCGTCGAATCGAACACGGCGCGCCTGGAAGCCATCGAGGCCGGCGAGCAGATCGTCGTCGGCGTGAACAAATTCACCTCGACCGAACCCTCGCCGCTCGCCACCGGCGAAGACGCCATCATGGTCGTGCCGGAGGGGGTCGAGGCCGGTCAGATCGCGCGGCTCAAGGCCTGGCGCGAAAGCCGCGACAACAAGGCCGCGCAGGCCGCGATCGAGGAACTGGCCCGCGCCGCGCGCGAGGGCCGCAACATGGTGGAGCCCTCCATCGCCGCCGCCAAGGCGGGCGTCACGACGGGCGAATGGGGCGCCGTGCTGCGCGGCATCTTCGGCGAATATCGCGCGCCGACGGGCGTGTCCTCGACAGCGCGCCAGGTCGGCGGCCAGCTCGACAAGGTGCGCGGCGAAGTGGAGCGCGTCTCCCAGAAGATCGGCCGCCGCGCGAAGTTTCTGGTCGGCAAGCCGGGCCTCGACGGCCATTCCAACGGCGCCGAGCAGATCGCCGTGCGCGCGCGCGACGCGGGCTTCGACGTGATCTACGCCGGCATCCGCTCCACCCCGGCCGAGCTGGTGGAAGCCGCGAAGAAGGAAGGCGTGCATTGCATCGGCCTCTCCATCCTGTCCGGCTCGCATGTGACGCTGGCGCATGAGGTCATGCGGCTGATGAAGGAGGAAGGGGTTTCCGCCCCGCTCGTCGTCGGCGGCATCATTCCGCCGGCGGACGAGAAGCTGCTGCTCGATGCGGGCGTCGCGGCGGTCTATACGCCGAAGAACTATGATCTCAACGTCATCATGACGGATCTGGCGGGGATCATCGAGAAGAGCGTGAACTGA